Proteins found in one Physeter macrocephalus isolate SW-GA chromosome 17, ASM283717v5, whole genome shotgun sequence genomic segment:
- the PMIS2 gene encoding transmembrane protein PMIS2, with amino-acid sequence MPPKPAAGASPAPGAPPAPGAPPAPGAPPDEAKPQGPVQTPEELAFYAPDYLCMTVTGILLFPPLGLPAAFFCHKTKEANKNSDWEEAYINSGRTGWLNVFAILIGLGIIYYYALFV; translated from the exons ATGCCCCCGAAACCCGCCGCAGGCGCCTCACCCGCTCCAGGCGCCCCACCCGCTCCAGGGGCCCCACCCGCTCCAGGGGCCCCACCTGACGAAGCTAAGCCACAAGGGCCTGTCCAGACACCAGAAGAACTGGCATTTTATGCCCCGGATTACTTGTGTATGACCGTCACAGGCATACTTCTTTTCCCTCCCCTGGGACTACCAGCAGCCTTCTTCTGTCACAAG ACCAAGGAGGCCAACAAGAACAGCGATTGGGAAGAGGCTTATATCAACTCAGGCCGAACTGGTTGGCTGAATGTATTCGCTATACTCATCGGTTTAGGCATCATTTATTACTATGCCCTATTTGTGTGA